A genome region from Rhodanobacter thiooxydans includes the following:
- a CDS encoding CehA/McbA family metallohydrolase, with product MNPHLRPRLLHLLAGLLLAGLTLLLGMVQAAGQGPGHEQPDLVLRGELDGRDHQTYRMLPFEVPAGTSRVTVQFDYSGHDDERTTVDLGLLGPDGFHGQDGFRGWSGGSKRVFTVSATDATPSYLPGAIRPGRWTLLLGIPNIRKDSHSRYTANIWFGRPGDPAWEPAVLNPPLHREARWYRGDLHMHDAHSDASCPAQSGRRVPCPLFLTVEAAAKQGLDFIAITDHNTVSQANAMRELQPYFDRLLLIPGREITTFSGHANLFGTTAPVDFRIDGREVKDWNALLRRVAPLQGLLSINHPIRPSGENCMGCGWTAAPAVDMTQVQAIEIVNDSDAGTVLSGVPFWERQLAQGYRLTGIGGSDNHDALLSAARPGSSLVGRPTTVVHAAELSMPAILAGIRAGHVFVDVEGSSDRLLELEASSGDQHATMGDALHTATGTRVHFEVHAVGVGGERLVVLLDGKPFTPAVAAAIGSGDQRIGFDWTSDGRMHWLRVEVRDDAGKLLLLGNPVYLNPSPR from the coding sequence ATGAATCCGCACCTGCGTCCACGCCTGCTTCATCTCCTCGCCGGCCTGCTGCTGGCTGGCCTGACGCTGCTGCTCGGCATGGTCCAGGCCGCGGGTCAGGGGCCTGGGCACGAACAGCCCGACCTGGTCCTGCGCGGCGAACTGGATGGCCGGGATCACCAGACCTACCGCATGCTGCCGTTCGAGGTACCCGCGGGCACCAGCCGCGTCACCGTGCAGTTCGACTACAGCGGTCATGACGACGAGCGCACCACGGTCGACCTCGGCCTGCTCGGCCCCGACGGCTTCCATGGCCAGGACGGTTTTCGCGGCTGGAGCGGGGGCTCGAAGCGCGTATTCACCGTGTCCGCCACCGACGCCACGCCCTCCTACCTGCCCGGCGCGATCCGCCCGGGCCGCTGGACCCTGCTGCTGGGTATCCCGAACATCCGCAAGGACAGCCATTCCCGCTACACGGCCAACATCTGGTTCGGCCGTCCGGGCGATCCCGCATGGGAGCCGGCCGTGCTGAACCCGCCGCTGCACCGCGAGGCGCGCTGGTACCGCGGCGACCTGCACATGCACGACGCGCACAGCGACGCCAGCTGCCCCGCGCAATCCGGCCGGCGCGTACCCTGTCCGCTGTTCCTCACCGTCGAGGCAGCGGCGAAACAGGGCCTGGACTTCATCGCGATCACCGACCACAACACCGTGTCACAGGCGAACGCGATGCGCGAGCTGCAACCGTACTTCGACCGCCTGCTGCTGATCCCCGGCCGCGAGATCACCACCTTCAGCGGTCACGCCAACCTGTTCGGCACTACCGCACCGGTGGACTTCCGCATCGACGGCCGCGAAGTGAAGGACTGGAACGCCTTGCTGCGGCGGGTCGCGCCGCTGCAGGGCCTGCTCTCGATCAACCACCCGATCCGTCCCAGCGGCGAGAACTGCATGGGCTGCGGCTGGACCGCCGCGCCGGCGGTCGACATGACGCAGGTACAGGCGATCGAGATCGTCAACGACAGCGATGCGGGCACCGTGCTGTCCGGCGTGCCGTTCTGGGAACGGCAGCTGGCGCAAGGCTACCGGCTCACCGGCATCGGCGGCAGCGACAACCACGATGCCTTGCTGAGCGCGGCCAGGCCCGGCTCCAGCCTGGTCGGCCGGCCGACCACGGTGGTGCACGCGGCGGAGCTGTCGATGCCGGCGATCCTGGCCGGCATCCGCGCCGGCCACGTGTTCGTCGACGTGGAGGGCAGCAGCGATCGGCTGCTGGAACTCGAAGCAAGCAGCGGCGACCAGCACGCCACCATGGGCGATGCCCTGCACACCGCCACCGGTACGCGCGTGCATTTCGAGGTGCATGCCGTCGGGGTCGGTGGAGAACGACTGGTAGTACTGCTCGACGGCAAGCCGTTCACGCCCGCCGTCGCTGCGGCGATCGGCAGCGGCGACCAGCGCATCGGCTTCGACTGGACCAGCGACGGGCGCATGCACTGGCTGCGCGTGGAAGTTCGCGACGACGCCGGCAAGCTCCTGCTGCTCGGCAACCCGGTCTATCTCAACCCGTCGCCGCGCTGA
- the ubiA gene encoding 4-hydroxybenzoate octaprenyltransferase: protein MQPADSSTRATRVLDWLLRKLPAQHRAKARDYLVLTRMDRPIGALLLLWPTWWALWLAAGDFPPWQLLLIFTLGVFAMRAAGCAINDYADRKLDPQVKRTAGRPLASGRVTPREALIVFGTLLAFSFVLVLFTNALTIKLAFAGAALAAIYPFTKRWTYLPQVVLGAAFGWSIPMAFAAVTGTVPPLGWLLFIGNILWTVSYDTEYAMVDRDDDLKVGAKSTAILFGDADVPILGMLMGTFLLAMLFVGQRAGLGWPYWLALLAAAGLFGWQLWLIRGRARDACLAAFRHNNWLGLTLWIGIVLALAVR, encoded by the coding sequence GTGCAGCCGGCCGACAGCTCAACCCGCGCCACGCGGGTGCTGGACTGGCTGCTGCGCAAGCTGCCGGCGCAGCATCGCGCCAAGGCGCGCGACTACCTGGTGCTGACCCGCATGGATCGCCCGATCGGCGCGCTGCTGCTGCTGTGGCCGACCTGGTGGGCGCTGTGGCTGGCGGCCGGCGATTTCCCGCCGTGGCAGCTGCTGCTGATCTTCACTCTCGGCGTGTTCGCGATGCGCGCGGCCGGCTGCGCGATCAACGACTACGCCGACCGCAAGCTCGACCCGCAGGTGAAACGCACCGCGGGGCGGCCGCTCGCCAGCGGCCGGGTGACGCCGCGCGAGGCGCTCATCGTGTTTGGCACGCTGCTGGCGTTCTCCTTCGTGCTGGTGCTGTTCACCAACGCGCTGACCATCAAGCTGGCGTTCGCCGGCGCCGCGCTGGCGGCGATCTACCCGTTCACCAAGCGCTGGACCTACCTGCCGCAGGTGGTGCTGGGCGCGGCGTTCGGCTGGTCGATCCCGATGGCGTTTGCCGCGGTGACCGGCACGGTGCCGCCGCTGGGCTGGCTGCTGTTCATCGGCAACATCCTGTGGACGGTGAGCTACGACACCGAGTATGCGATGGTCGACCGCGACGACGATCTCAAGGTCGGCGCCAAATCCACCGCGATCCTGTTCGGCGACGCCGATGTGCCGATCCTCGGCATGCTGATGGGCACCTTCCTGCTGGCGATGCTGTTCGTCGGCCAGCGCGCGGGGCTGGGCTGGCCGTACTGGCTGGCGCTGCTCGCCGCCGCCGGACTGTTCGGCTGGCAGCTGTGGCTGATCCGCGGGCGCGCCCGCGACGCCTGCCTCGCCGCGTTCCGCCACAACAACTGGCTCGGTCTGACGCTGTGGATCGGCATCGTGCTGGCGCTGGCGGTGCGCTGA
- the ilvB gene encoding biosynthetic-type acetolactate synthase large subunit, protein MSGAEVIVQVLADEGVGVLFGYSGGAILPVYDAVFRHNAEHPHADGSESMPLVVPANEQGAGFMAAGYARASGKVGVVIVTSGPGATNTVTPVRDSMADSIPLVVICGQVGTAAIGSDAFQEAPVSNIMGACAKHVFLVTDAAQLEATMRTAFTLARSGRPGPVVVDVPKDVQNTTLAWRGSGELALAGYRTRLRAVEQAVLGDADCAAFFAALLQAQRPLIYAGGGVIAAEAADALRAFVDAFGLPVATTLMGLGGFDSTDPLALHLLGMHGTAYANYAVEDCDFVLALGARFDDRVAGVPDKFAPRAKFIAQVDIDPAEIGKVKHVDWQHVGPLKRALERLTAYGRAHGLKPQLAAWHAHVAELKRAHAMNYDRASALVQPYAVIEAINRHAQGRAIVSTGVGQHQMWAAQYFDFRTPRHWLTSGSMGTMGFGLPAAIGAQFAHPHKLVIDIDGDASIRMNLGELETVTTYGLPIKVVVLNNVGDGMVRQWQKLYFKGRFAASDKSLHKKDFVLAAQADGFGWAQRLERMDELEPMIADFLAYPGPAFLEVMIDPDAGVYPMVGPGASYAQMITGDFIASRAAPAARKDSPSHMF, encoded by the coding sequence ATGAGCGGCGCCGAGGTGATCGTGCAGGTACTCGCCGACGAGGGCGTCGGCGTGCTGTTCGGCTACTCCGGTGGCGCGATCCTGCCGGTGTACGACGCGGTGTTCCGCCACAACGCGGAACATCCGCATGCCGATGGCAGCGAATCCATGCCGCTGGTGGTGCCGGCCAACGAGCAGGGCGCCGGCTTCATGGCCGCCGGCTACGCGCGCGCGTCGGGCAAGGTCGGCGTAGTCATCGTCACCTCCGGCCCCGGCGCCACCAACACGGTCACCCCGGTGCGCGACTCGATGGCCGACTCGATCCCGCTGGTGGTGATCTGCGGCCAGGTGGGCACCGCGGCGATCGGCAGCGACGCGTTCCAGGAGGCGCCGGTCAGCAACATCATGGGCGCCTGCGCCAAGCACGTGTTCCTGGTCACCGACGCGGCGCAGCTGGAAGCGACCATGCGCACCGCGTTCACTCTTGCCCGCAGCGGCCGCCCCGGCCCGGTGGTGGTGGACGTGCCCAAGGACGTGCAGAACACCACCCTGGCCTGGCGCGGGAGCGGCGAGCTGGCGCTGGCCGGCTACCGCACGCGGTTGCGTGCGGTGGAACAGGCCGTGCTCGGCGACGCCGACTGCGCCGCGTTCTTCGCCGCACTGCTGCAGGCGCAGCGCCCGCTGATCTACGCCGGCGGCGGGGTGATCGCGGCGGAGGCCGCGGACGCGCTGCGCGCCTTCGTCGACGCGTTCGGCCTGCCGGTCGCCACCACCCTGATGGGACTGGGCGGCTTCGACAGCACCGACCCGCTGGCGCTGCACCTGCTCGGCATGCACGGCACCGCCTACGCGAACTACGCGGTGGAGGATTGCGACTTCGTGCTGGCGCTGGGCGCGCGCTTCGACGATCGCGTAGCCGGCGTGCCGGACAAGTTCGCACCACGGGCAAAGTTCATCGCGCAGGTCGATATCGACCCGGCCGAGATCGGCAAGGTGAAGCACGTCGACTGGCAGCACGTCGGCCCGCTGAAACGCGCGCTGGAACGGCTCACCGCCTACGGCCGCGCGCACGGCCTGAAACCGCAGCTGGCCGCCTGGCATGCGCACGTGGCCGAACTGAAGCGCGCGCACGCGATGAACTACGACCGCGCAAGCGCGCTGGTCCAGCCGTATGCGGTGATCGAGGCGATCAACCGCCATGCGCAGGGCCGTGCCATCGTCAGCACCGGCGTCGGCCAGCACCAGATGTGGGCGGCGCAGTATTTCGACTTCCGCACGCCGCGCCACTGGCTCACCTCCGGCTCGATGGGCACGATGGGCTTCGGCCTGCCCGCCGCGATCGGCGCGCAGTTCGCGCATCCGCACAAGCTGGTGATCGACATCGACGGCGACGCCAGCATCCGCATGAACCTCGGCGAGCTGGAAACCGTCACCACCTACGGGCTGCCGATCAAGGTGGTGGTGCTGAACAACGTCGGCGACGGCATGGTGCGGCAGTGGCAGAAGCTGTATTTCAAGGGCCGCTTCGCCGCCTCGGACAAGAGTCTGCACAAGAAGGATTTCGTGCTTGCCGCGCAGGCCGACGGCTTCGGCTGGGCGCAGCGGCTGGAACGCATGGATGAACTGGAACCGATGATCGCCGACTTCCTCGCCTACCCCGGCCCGGCGTTCCTGGAAGTGATGATCGACCCGGACGCCGGCGTGTACCCGATGGTCGGTCCCGGCGCCAGCTACGCACAGATGATCACCGGCGATTTCATCGCCTCGCGCGCGGCGCCGGCCGCACGCAAGGACTCGCCATCGCACATGTTCTGA
- a CDS encoding TonB-dependent receptor, whose protein sequence is MRTSLISRSVGMALLGSLSLGLALSAHAQQRTPAEADATTASTDKAKNLDSVVVTARSGVQTRTKAETSYSITTIDEDRLRMQAPTSVTEAMKSVPGFWVEASGGEASGNIRARGIPVDGFGSVTLLEDGMPVQHDPALGYLNADQAFRLDETIERIEVVRGGPSSVFYSNAPAGAINFIPRRVGDTPDGLVKYTVGDYGLQRADFWYGTPVGSGWKLGVGGFYRIDDGIRDPGFHANDGGQIRLNLAKDFEHGRFSADVKHMDDKVALYLGIPMRTYPNGKIKAVPGFDGNFGTMAGPQTEHVLMKQGNGSLYDFDNSVGTHVKRDQLTLKFDHDLGADWKLAESMRYSDTKTQRNGVFPNSLMSADKFLAQARQFQPAGAAGLQLHYVDNPAQVFDNQNQNGNGLVVIGGLRGVTMPVQEFVNDTRLLRQFDLGGQSHDVTLGYYYAHFNQDFSRYSSTALLDVRDNARLLDLVAVDAAGRPLGTLTDHGIYRYGYEWENASGSSATHAFYLSDEWQATDALRIDGGVRWERVNTKGWVERKQTVNLGTLATSQVQTGTGQTASYDHSFSKPGWTLGVNWQFSERSGVFARWTSAFRLPNLSSYITNATATPIIQTMKLGEVGYKYSDRQFDLYATAFYTKYDNVGFNNYVFNPNNNTSVAQQGYASTKTKGLELEGTWFPTRWFDVQLTATWQDPQYEGLRYTDKGSTGPILRDYTGNQLIRVPKLSYRVVPGVNLLDGQLRLQLSYEHEGERFVDTANSVRLPSYDVLGASARYDVSPAFSVYLYADNLTNSLGLTEGNPRAGELQSADAGANTFIARPLLGRSYRAAVMYRF, encoded by the coding sequence TTGCGTACTTCCCTCATCAGCCGATCCGTCGGCATGGCCCTGCTTGGCAGTCTGTCGCTCGGCCTCGCCCTTTCCGCCCACGCCCAGCAGCGCACGCCTGCCGAAGCGGACGCCACCACCGCTTCCACCGACAAGGCCAAGAACCTCGACAGCGTGGTGGTCACCGCGCGTTCCGGCGTGCAGACGCGGACCAAGGCCGAGACCAGCTACTCGATCACCACCATCGACGAGGACCGCCTGCGCATGCAGGCGCCGACCTCGGTCACCGAGGCGATGAAATCGGTGCCCGGCTTCTGGGTCGAGGCCTCCGGCGGCGAGGCCAGCGGCAATATCCGCGCGCGCGGCATTCCCGTCGACGGCTTCGGTTCGGTCACCCTGCTGGAGGACGGCATGCCGGTGCAGCACGATCCGGCACTCGGCTACCTCAACGCCGACCAGGCGTTCCGCCTGGACGAGACGATCGAGCGGATCGAGGTGGTGCGTGGCGGCCCCTCGTCGGTGTTCTATTCGAACGCACCGGCCGGCGCGATCAACTTCATCCCGCGCCGGGTCGGCGACACGCCGGACGGCCTGGTCAAATACACCGTGGGCGACTACGGTCTGCAGCGTGCCGACTTCTGGTACGGCACGCCGGTCGGCAGTGGCTGGAAGCTCGGCGTGGGCGGTTTCTACCGCATCGACGACGGCATCCGCGATCCGGGATTCCACGCCAACGACGGCGGCCAGATCCGCCTGAACCTGGCGAAGGATTTCGAGCACGGCCGCTTCAGCGCCGACGTCAAGCACATGGACGACAAGGTCGCGCTGTACCTCGGCATCCCGATGCGCACCTATCCGAACGGCAAGATCAAGGCCGTGCCCGGCTTCGACGGCAACTTCGGCACCATGGCTGGGCCGCAGACCGAGCACGTGCTGATGAAGCAGGGCAACGGCAGCCTGTACGACTTCGACAACAGCGTGGGCACGCACGTGAAGCGCGACCAGCTGACGCTGAAGTTCGACCATGACCTCGGCGCAGACTGGAAGCTGGCCGAGTCGATGCGCTACAGCGACACCAAAACCCAGCGCAACGGCGTGTTCCCGAACTCGCTGATGAGCGCGGACAAGTTCCTGGCCCAGGCCAGGCAGTTCCAGCCGGCCGGCGCGGCCGGCCTGCAGCTGCACTACGTCGACAACCCCGCGCAGGTGTTCGACAACCAGAACCAGAACGGCAACGGCCTGGTGGTGATCGGCGGCCTGCGCGGCGTGACCATGCCGGTGCAGGAGTTCGTCAACGATACCCGGCTGCTGCGCCAGTTCGACCTCGGCGGGCAGAGCCACGACGTCACGCTGGGCTACTACTACGCGCACTTCAACCAGGACTTCAGCCGCTACTCCTCCACCGCCCTGCTCGACGTGCGCGACAACGCGCGCCTGCTCGACCTGGTCGCGGTGGATGCCGCAGGCCGGCCGCTGGGCACGCTCACCGACCACGGCATCTACCGCTACGGCTACGAGTGGGAGAACGCCAGCGGCAGCTCGGCGACCCATGCGTTCTACCTGTCCGACGAATGGCAGGCGACCGACGCATTGCGCATCGACGGCGGCGTGCGCTGGGAGCGCGTGAACACCAAGGGCTGGGTCGAGCGGAAGCAGACCGTGAACCTCGGCACGCTGGCCACCTCGCAGGTACAGACCGGTACCGGCCAGACCGCGTCGTACGACCACAGCTTCAGCAAGCCGGGCTGGACGCTGGGCGTGAACTGGCAGTTCTCCGAGCGCTCCGGCGTGTTCGCGCGCTGGACCTCGGCGTTCCGCCTGCCGAACCTGAGCAGCTACATCACCAACGCGACCGCCACGCCGATCATCCAGACCATGAAGCTGGGCGAGGTGGGCTACAAGTATTCCGACCGCCAGTTCGACCTATACGCCACCGCGTTCTACACCAAGTACGACAACGTCGGCTTCAACAACTACGTGTTCAACCCGAACAACAACACCTCGGTCGCGCAGCAGGGCTACGCCAGCACCAAGACCAAGGGCCTGGAACTGGAAGGCACCTGGTTCCCGACCCGCTGGTTCGACGTGCAGCTCACCGCCACCTGGCAGGACCCGCAGTACGAAGGACTGCGCTATACCGACAAGGGCAGCACCGGCCCGATCCTGCGCGACTACACCGGCAACCAGCTGATCCGCGTGCCGAAGCTGAGCTACCGCGTGGTGCCCGGGGTGAACCTGCTCGACGGGCAGCTGCGCCTGCAGCTGTCCTACGAGCATGAAGGCGAGCGCTTCGTCGACACCGCCAACTCGGTGCGGCTGCCGTCGTACGACGTGCTCGGCGCCAGCGCACGCTACGACGTGTCGCCCGCGTTCTCGGTGTACCTGTACGCCGACAACCTCACCAACTCGCTGGGCCTGACCGAGGGCAACCCGCGCGCCGGCGAACTGCAGAGTGCGGACGCGGGGGCGAACACGTTCATCGCGCGGCCGCTGCTGGGCCGTTCGTACCGTGCCGCGGTGATGTACCGGTTCTGA
- the ilvC gene encoding ketol-acid reductoisomerase, producing the protein MSPQTSNPLASSRIAVLGYGSQGRAHALNLRDSGLDVVVGLRPNGPTWHKAKADGFKVAEPADAVKGADLVAVLTPDMVQPALYKEAIEPNLKPGAALLFAHGFNVHFGQIKPRADVDVILVAPKGPGALVRSEYERGRGVPCIWAVHQDVSGQAEAKTKGYADGIGGGRAMIIQTDFKEETETDLFGEQAVLCGGASELVIKGFETLVEAGYQPEIAYYEVMHELKLIVDLFYEGGLAKMLQFVSETAQYGDYVSGPRVVDAGTKARMKEVLHDIQDGTFAKNWIAEYQAGLPNYKRLKQADLEHPIEVVGAKLRAQMPWLQPNPAPASAPLKKAG; encoded by the coding sequence GTGAGCCCGCAAACTTCCAACCCCCTCGCTTCATCCCGCATTGCCGTGCTCGGCTACGGCAGCCAGGGCCGCGCGCACGCGCTGAACCTGCGCGATTCCGGCCTCGACGTGGTGGTCGGACTGCGCCCGAACGGCCCGACCTGGCACAAGGCGAAGGCCGACGGCTTCAAGGTCGCCGAACCGGCCGACGCCGTGAAGGGCGCCGACCTGGTCGCCGTGCTCACCCCCGACATGGTGCAGCCCGCGCTATACAAGGAAGCGATCGAACCGAACCTCAAGCCCGGCGCGGCGTTGCTGTTCGCGCACGGCTTCAACGTGCACTTCGGCCAGATCAAGCCGCGCGCCGACGTCGACGTGATCCTGGTGGCGCCGAAAGGCCCCGGTGCGCTGGTGCGCAGCGAGTACGAGCGTGGCCGCGGCGTGCCGTGCATCTGGGCGGTGCACCAGGACGTCAGTGGCCAGGCCGAGGCGAAGACGAAAGGCTACGCCGACGGCATCGGCGGCGGCCGCGCGATGATCATCCAGACCGACTTCAAGGAAGAGACCGAGACGGATCTCTTCGGCGAGCAGGCGGTGCTGTGCGGCGGCGCCAGCGAGCTGGTGATCAAGGGCTTCGAGACCCTGGTCGAGGCCGGCTACCAGCCGGAGATCGCCTACTACGAGGTGATGCACGAGCTGAAGCTGATCGTCGACCTGTTCTACGAGGGCGGCCTGGCGAAGATGCTGCAGTTCGTCTCCGAGACCGCGCAGTACGGCGACTACGTCAGCGGCCCGCGGGTGGTCGACGCCGGCACCAAGGCGCGCATGAAGGAGGTACTTCACGACATCCAGGACGGCACCTTCGCGAAGAACTGGATCGCCGAATACCAGGCCGGCCTGCCGAACTACAAGCGGCTGAAGCAGGCCGACCTCGAGCATCCGATCGAAGTGGTCGGCGCGAAGCTGCGGGCGCAGATGCCGTGGCTGCAGCCGAACCCGGCACCCGCCTCCGCACCGCTGAAGAAAGCTGGCTGA
- the ilvN gene encoding acetolactate synthase small subunit gives MNHTLSILLQNEAGALVRVAGLFAARGYNIDTLTVTATHDPAVSRLTLSLQCDEAALGQILQQTRKLVDVLQVAHPATALAA, from the coding sequence ATGAACCACACCCTGTCCATCCTGCTGCAGAACGAAGCCGGCGCGCTGGTGCGCGTGGCCGGGCTGTTCGCCGCGCGCGGCTACAACATCGACACGCTGACGGTGACGGCCACGCACGACCCGGCCGTCTCGCGGCTCACGCTGAGCCTGCAGTGCGACGAAGCGGCACTCGGCCAGATCCTGCAGCAGACGCGCAAGCTGGTCGACGTGCTGCAGGTGGCGCACCCGGCGACCGCGCTCGCCGCATGA
- a CDS encoding GGDEF domain-containing protein yields the protein MAEYETSEDDLPLSSDAPALDGDASPPAAESAMTDSFVHSRLLDSVASFTHHRDIGALDHSLVLSLAELTSAARVVLAKLAIDGASVEAIVRCVPDAQGAYQLQEGDPDEVDPALQLLQRCMHRLEAQTETVQGRHRLVVPILCDGRAIGALQLDSDLPPAASRPLTDGFARIYANYTALLHESEHDKLTGLYNRRSLERQLQRLLHERTLRMALPPAGGSPGELGGEPPQVWLAILDIDHFKRINDTYGHIYGDEVILLLAQQMRACFRRGDVLFRFGGEEFLILFGAAGEAVVHAVLERFRQRIAEHGFPQVGSVTVSIGYAGVGRHDYPSSALDRADKALYYAKQHGRNGVCGYESLSARGLLGQGMAPGSIDLF from the coding sequence ATGGCCGAATACGAAACCAGCGAGGACGACCTCCCGCTGTCGTCGGATGCGCCGGCGCTCGACGGCGATGCGTCCCCGCCGGCCGCGGAATCGGCGATGACCGACTCGTTCGTGCACTCGCGCCTGCTCGATTCGGTGGCCTCGTTCACCCACCACCGCGACATCGGCGCGCTCGACCACAGCCTGGTGCTCTCGCTGGCCGAACTGACCTCGGCGGCGCGCGTGGTGCTGGCCAAGCTGGCGATCGACGGCGCGTCCGTGGAAGCGATCGTGCGCTGCGTGCCGGACGCGCAGGGCGCCTACCAGCTGCAGGAGGGCGATCCGGACGAGGTCGATCCGGCGCTGCAGCTGTTGCAGCGCTGCATGCACCGGCTGGAGGCGCAGACGGAAACGGTGCAGGGCCGGCATCGGCTGGTGGTGCCGATCCTGTGCGACGGCCGCGCGATCGGCGCGCTGCAGCTGGACAGCGACCTGCCGCCGGCCGCCAGCCGACCGCTCACCGACGGCTTCGCCCGCATCTACGCCAACTACACCGCGCTGCTGCACGAAAGCGAGCACGACAAGCTGACCGGCCTGTACAACCGGCGCAGCCTGGAACGCCAGCTGCAGCGGCTGCTGCACGAGCGCACGCTGCGCATGGCGCTGCCGCCGGCCGGCGGCTCGCCTGGCGAGCTTGGCGGGGAGCCGCCGCAGGTGTGGCTGGCGATCCTCGACATCGACCACTTCAAGCGCATCAACGATACCTACGGACACATCTACGGCGACGAGGTGATCCTGCTGCTGGCCCAGCAGATGCGCGCCTGCTTCCGCCGCGGCGACGTGCTGTTCCGCTTTGGCGGCGAGGAGTTCCTGATCCTGTTCGGCGCGGCCGGCGAAGCCGTCGTGCACGCCGTGCTGGAGCGCTTCCGCCAGCGCATCGCCGAGCACGGGTTTCCGCAGGTGGGTAGCGTCACCGTCAGCATCGGTTACGCCGGTGTCGGTCGCCACGACTACCCGTCCAGCGCGCTGGACCGTGCCGACAAGGCGCTGTACTACGCCAAGCAGCACGGCCGCAACGGCGTCTGCGGCTACGAGAGCCTGAGCGCGCGCGGCCTGCTGGGGCAGGGAATGGCGCCGGGCAGCATCGACTTGTTCTGA
- the ilvA gene encoding threonine ammonia-lyase, biosynthetic: MSAVAPLTGHDHGELLAQIRAARVYEVAQVSALEAAPLLGERLGRPVLLKREDQQSVFSFKLRGAYNRMLQLDAAQRARGVVAASAGNHAQGVALAAAKLGIRATIVMPVTAPPVKVDAVRRLGGAMVELLLTGDSYSDAQVAAAQLQAERGAVFVHPFDDPAVIAGQGTIGLEILRQHPGPLEAVFVPVGGGGLAAGVAACIKALRPEVRVIGVQAADSDAMARSLEAGERVALDEVGLFADGTAVKQVGALTFALCQRYVDAMLRVDADAICAAIRDIHQDCRSVAEPAGALALAGLKQYAAAHAGDGALVAIVSGANMNFDRLRFVAERAELGEQREAVFAVTIPEERGSFRRFCATLGRHAITEFNYRIGDARQAHIFVGVQIARRGEREALAAAFRAQAFEVLDLTDDELAKLHLRHMIGGRSPLARDERLYRFEFPERPGALTDFLGRLHPDWNVSLFHYRNHGADHGRILVGLQVPAAELPLLRQFLAALGYPHVDESTHPAYRLLLRD; this comes from the coding sequence ATGAGCGCGGTCGCCCCGCTCACCGGGCACGACCACGGCGAGCTGCTGGCGCAGATCCGTGCCGCGCGCGTGTACGAAGTGGCGCAGGTCTCGGCGCTGGAAGCCGCGCCGCTGCTCGGCGAGCGGCTGGGCCGGCCGGTGCTGCTCAAGCGCGAGGACCAGCAAAGCGTGTTCTCGTTCAAGCTGCGCGGCGCGTACAACCGCATGCTGCAGCTGGATGCGGCGCAACGCGCGCGCGGCGTGGTCGCCGCCTCCGCCGGCAACCATGCGCAGGGCGTGGCGCTGGCCGCGGCCAAGCTGGGCATCCGCGCCACCATCGTGATGCCGGTGACCGCGCCACCGGTGAAGGTGGACGCGGTGCGCCGCCTCGGCGGGGCGATGGTCGAGCTGCTGCTGACCGGCGATTCCTACAGCGACGCGCAGGTCGCCGCGGCGCAGCTGCAGGCCGAACGCGGCGCGGTGTTCGTGCACCCGTTCGACGACCCGGCAGTGATCGCCGGCCAGGGCACCATCGGCCTGGAGATCCTGCGCCAGCATCCGGGCCCGCTGGAGGCGGTGTTCGTGCCGGTGGGCGGCGGCGGCCTTGCCGCCGGCGTGGCCGCGTGCATCAAGGCGCTGCGGCCGGAAGTGCGCGTGATCGGCGTGCAGGCGGCGGATTCGGACGCGATGGCGCGCTCGCTGGAAGCCGGCGAACGCGTCGCGCTGGATGAGGTCGGCCTGTTCGCCGACGGCACCGCGGTGAAGCAGGTCGGCGCGCTGACCTTCGCGCTGTGCCAGCGGTATGTCGACGCCATGCTGCGGGTGGACGCCGACGCGATCTGCGCGGCGATCCGCGACATCCACCAGGACTGCCGCAGCGTGGCCGAGCCCGCCGGCGCGCTGGCGCTGGCCGGGCTGAAGCAGTACGCCGCCGCGCACGCGGGCGACGGCGCGCTGGTGGCGATCGTCTCCGGCGCCAACATGAACTTCGACCGCCTGCGCTTCGTGGCCGAACGCGCCGAGCTGGGCGAGCAGCGCGAGGCGGTGTTCGCTGTGACCATCCCGGAGGAACGCGGCAGTTTCCGCCGCTTCTGCGCCACGCTGGGGCGGCACGCCATCACCGAGTTCAACTACCGCATCGGCGACGCGCGGCAGGCGCACATCTTCGTGGGCGTGCAGATCGCCCGTCGCGGCGAGCGCGAAGCACTGGCCGCGGCGTTCCGCGCGCAGGCGTTCGAGGTGCTCGACCTCACCGATGACGAGCTGGCCAAGCTGCACCTGCGCCACATGATCGGCGGCCGCTCGCCGCTGGCGCGCGACGAGCGGCTGTACCGCTTCGAATTCCCCGAGCGGCCCGGCGCGCTCACCGACTTTCTCGGCCGGCTGCATCCGGACTGGAACGTCAGCCTGTTCCACTACCGCAACCACGGCGCCGACCACGGCCGCATCCTGGTCGGCCTGCAGGTGCCGGCGGCCGAGCTGCCGCTGCTGCGGCAGTTCCTGGCCGCGCTCGGCTACCCGCACGTGGACGAGAGCACGCACCCGGCCTACCGGCTGCTGCTGCGCGATTGA